A genomic window from Glycine soja cultivar W05 chromosome 10, ASM419377v2, whole genome shotgun sequence includes:
- the LOC114371588 gene encoding uncharacterized protein LOC114371588 yields the protein MQPLHFSVGGPPPAAEGKGKLDLMEERLRVVKGSIDYPFADMTNLCLVPDVIIPPKFKVPDFDKYKGTTCPKNYLKMYCRKMRAYSRDEKLLMHFFQDSLAGAANTWYTSLEPSQIHSWKDLMVAIIRQYQYNANMAPDRMQLQNMCKKEHESFKEYAQRWRDLAAQVAPPMMEREMISMIVDTLPMFYYEKLVGYMSSSFADLVFPGGRIEVGLKRGKFDYVAPASTSNRRSRATEAKRKDGDAHAVTSAPAWPKPQSTPHNTQQYAQHHPSFLARARNPSNSAPVQQRTSAPPQRAPAQAPAPTRPHPAGDFNPSTSSNSRRNPLVKKLSERIYQSPFLRWYNPDANCAYHGGTPGYSIEQCVALKHKVQSLIDVGWLTFQEDDPNVKTNSLANHGGLAINAIEAYGLQRPKQMKGVVTSRRFIFEALQEESMVSFDGHKGDSRLMHPGASHDMETCSMAEELLQQIMDQGRFEISEGNKGEQHICMQSADKESPTKPKPLVIHLTRDVASQKPQGSRPIPGSKPVPFPNQSNKAVSWRYAPRQPSEKRDGAVKGGLPSSKVTNIASISGVTRSGRVFTAPDPLVRSKDSKGKVKVIAEETNEVSPTLDRMFWSGDPLRKEETSTERKCP from the exons ATGCAACCACTACATTTCTCCGTAGGGGGACCACCTCCGGCAGCGGAGGGAAAAGGAAAACTTGATCTCATGGAGGAGAGATTAAGAGTGGTCAAAGGTTCCATTGATTACCCTTTTGCTGATATGACCAATTTATGTTTGGTACCAGATGTTATCATCCCTCCCAAATTCAAGGTACCAGATTTCGACAAATACAAAGGGACCACTTGCCccaaaaattatctaaaaatgtATTGTCGAAAGATGAGGGCGTATTCAAGGGATGAGAAGTTGCTcatgcactttttccaagacAGCTTAGCCGGGGCAGCGAACACCTGGTACACTAGCTTGGAACCCTCCCAgatccattcttggaaggacctaatggttgccatcattaggcaatatcAATACAATGCTAATATGGCTCCAGATAGAATGCAGCtccagaacatgtgcaaaaaggagcacgaatctttcaaagagtACGCCCAgagatggagggatttggcggctcAGGTAGCACCTcccatgatggaaagggagatgatctcCATGATAGTGGACACACTCCcaatgttctactatgagaagttagTAGGGTACATGTCCTCtagctttgcggatctagtaTTCCCGGGCGGGAGGATCGAGGTAGGCCTAAAAAGGGGGAAGTTTGACTATGTCGCTCCTGCCAGCACAAGCAACAGAAGATCCAGGGCGACTGAGGCAAAGAGGAAAGATGGGGATGCTCATGCCGTAACCTCAGCTCCTGCTTGGCCAAAACCCCAATCAACCCCTCACAATACTCAACAGTATGCCCAACACCATCCCAGCTTTTTGGCCCGCGCTAGAAACCCTTCCAACTCGGCACCCGTCCAGCAAAGGACATCTGCCCCACCACAAAGAGCCCCCGCTCAAGCCCCGGCTCCTACAAGGCCTCATCCTGCCGGCGATTTCAATCCTAGCACAAGTTCTAATTCGAGGAGGAACCCTCTAGTGAAGAAGCTTTCAGA AAGAATCTACCAGTCTCCTTTCCTGAGGTGGTACAACCCCGACGCGAACTGCGCGTATCATGGAGGTACTCCGGGGTATTCAATTGAGCAGTGTGTGGCCCTCAAGCATAAGGTCCAAAGCTTGATTGATGTGGGATGGCTAACATTCCAAGAAGATGACCCAAATGTGAAAACAAATTCGCTCGCTAATCATGGGGGACTGGCGATAAATGCAATAGAGGCATACGGGCTACAGAGGCCTAAGCAAATGAAGGGCGTGGTAACCTCAAGAAGGTTTATCTTTGAAGCTTTGCAAGAGGAGAGCATGGTTTCGTTTGATGGGCACAAAGGGGACTCCCGTTTGATGCATCCAGGTGCATCacatgacatggaaacatgttcaaTGGCGGAGGAGCTGTTACAACAAATTATGGACCAAGGCCGGTTTGAGATCAGTGAAGGGAACAAGGGAGAACAacacatatgcatgcagtcgGCGGACAAAGAAAGCCCTACTAAACCCAAGCCTTTGGTGATACACCTCACCAGGGATGTGGCCTCCCAGAAACCCCAAGGTTCTCGACCTATCCCGGGCAGCAAACCTGTCCCCTTCCCTAATCAAAGCAACAAGGCAGTCTCGTGGAGATACGCCCCTCGCCAGCCCAGCGAAAAGAGGGACGGGGCTGTCAAGGGTGGCTTACCTTCTTCCAAAGTTACCAACATCGCTAGCAtaagtggtgtgacccgtagtggacGCGTCTTCACGGCACCTGACCCATTGGTACGGTCTAAAGACTCCAAAGGAAAAGTGAAGGTGATCGCAGAAGAGACCAACGAAGTGAGCCCCACTCTAGATAGGATGTTCTGGTCAGGAGATCCACTGAGAAAGGAGGAGACTTCAACGGAAAGAAAGTGTCCATAG